Within Desulfolithobacter dissulfuricans, the genomic segment TTCCCTCAGGATCACCTCGCTGCGCAGCATCTCGCCGATGATGGTGGACACGGTCTGACGAGAGGAACCGACAATGGCGGCCAACTGGCCCATGGTCAGGTCCAGTCGGATACGGATACCGCCTGCGTCCTGCTCACCGTTATGGAGGGCCTCGTGGACCAGTAAATCTGTCAGCCGCTGGCTGATATCCTTGAACACCAGAGAATAGATGATGGAAAATGACTGTTTAAGCAGTTCGCCGAGGATGGAGATGATGGTCCGCGACAGGGCCGGGTGGATGGACATGTAGGCATGGAAGGTGTCGGTGGGCATGGTCAGCAGGGTAACCTCGGTCAGGGTCTGGACATAGGCCCGGGTGTGGGTAGTGTAGATGTCGCCTGGCTCGAGAACCGCGAGAGAAAACTCCTTGTCCTCGACGCCAAGATAGATCCGGAGCCTGCCGGCGCTGACAATGAAGACCAGGTTGTCTGCGTCGCCGGGACTGAACAGAAGCTGGCCTGCCGGCCGGGTTATCCTGGTGAACTTTTCGAGAAAGGGGCGGTATTTTTCCTGCTTGAGTTCCTGGAGCAGGTTGATGGAGGACATCTTGGTTTTCATGGTCCTAGTATGACACGCTTCCTTTGTGCTGTAAAGCCCGGCAAGCCGTCCTGCAGGGCGGTCAGTAGGCCATGTAACTCAGTGATTTGAGGATCAGGGCAAAACCCATGGCAAACATACCGGTCAGCCCCATGCCGCAGGAGAACCCGGCCAGCAGGACCGGGGCGTACTGGCGCCACATGGAACCGTAGCGTTTGTGAAAATAGTAGCGGCCCAAGAGCGCTCCGGCCATCTCCAGGATGATGCCGTGCGGCGTGGACTGGCCCAGGCCGCGCACCACCCCGTAGATCAGCAGCACCGGCAACCCGAGAATTGAGAGAATCATGTACATGAAAAGGCCCAGACCCAGGCCGGAGAGGACATAGCTCGAGTTGAGGGCCTGGAAGAAGAGCGAGTTGCCCTCCAGAGTGGATGTCTGCATGAGCAGGGTGTTGAGGGCCTGGAGATGCCACAGTTCCTGGGCATAGGGGTAGGAACTGGACGGGATCGGCGCCAGTCGCCAGATGAACTGGGAAAAGAGCAGGCTTGATATCATGACCACCGGAAAGACCACCAGTTCCGCCTTGATGATGCCGCGCAGAGAGGTCCCGGTGAGCTCGATCTCCCGAAAGCCCACCGTGGCCTCGCCATAGTTGTGGATGGGAATGGGCGCATACCATATTTCGATTCCCTGGTAGCCGAAATACTTGGCCCCGGCAATGAAACTGGCCTCCCGGACCAGGGGCAGGCTGACAAACTGTCCGGCGATACCCTCCATCCGGGCGGTGATGTAGGAGATGATCGGGGTGTAGATGAAGCCGTAGCCGATGAAGAAGATCCACGGGAAGTTGGGCACCAGGAGGATGCAGAGCCCTACATAGGACAAGGTGGAGACGATATAGATGGTGATGGAGAGCCAGAAATTGATATCGCCCCGACCCGGCGGCGGGTTGAACAGGGCCTGGAGGCCGCCACGGCCTGCGCTGTTCTTGCCAAAGGAACGGAGTACGGTCCAGACGCCGATCACGCCGATGGCCAGGCCCAGGCCGATGCCGAAACTCATGTAGAAATCAAAATTATTGGCAAACACAGTGTCCACCGTGGCCATACCCTGGTGCCAGCGGTGGAGGATGCCCTGTTTCCAGAGGATGGGGTTGAGCACCACGGTGATGATCAGCCCTGCCAGGCCGCCGACCACAGCCCAGAAGGGCAGGACCATGCCGATGAAGACCAGGCCCAGGTCGAGCTGCAGTCCGGTGGCCACCGCCGGCAGCACCTCTTCGGTGTGACGGGTCAGTTCGATCCAGGGAATGGGGATCAACCCGATGGGCTCGGTGAAGATGAGTCCCGACACCACGGGCAGCAGGACATAAATGGATCCGAACAGCAGGCCGATAACCCCGCCGATGGAAAAGACCCGCCATTTCCAGCCGCTCTTCTTTTCTTCCTCGGTCTCGGCCAGGGCCATGGTCCCCAGCGCCCCCACCGGCGCCATGGGGAAGGGGAGCCGCTCCACGTCCGAGGTGATCCGGTACAGGGCGTACCCCAGGCCGAAACGGTCCACCCGCTGAATGATCTGGGAACCCACCAGGAGCAGGATCGGGATCAGCCAGTCGCGGTGGAAAAAGGTGCGCTGGGCCATGGAATCGGAACTGGCCGCGGGCGCCACCCAGGACGGAATGAATTCGGTGAGGCCCAGCATCTTGGCCGCATCGGACTGGACCAGGTACTGGTTCCAGAGAAGTCCCTGGAAGGGTGAGGCCAGGGCTGCGCCGGCCATGTAGTAGAGGATGAATATCTCCTGCTGCTTAAGGCTGGTGTGGGCCCGCCGGGCGATCTCGGCAAAGAGGATGATGGTGACCCAGCGGGCCGCCGGGCCGATGCCGGAACCGATGACCAGCTGCAGGTACATGGAACCCGGCATCATCAGAAAACCGATGAACACGGCCCCGACCACGGTCTTCCAGTCAAACCCCTCCTCGAAGTGATCCGGCGGAGTCAGCAGGTCGCGGTATTCCTTGAGTTCCTTGTCGTCGTACATAGGGTAACGAAGAATTTTCCTTAATCGGGCAGAACCTGATAGCCGCCATCGGTGAACAGGCCGATGATTGCCCAGCTGCCACCCATGAGCATGTCACCGATGATAAGACCGATGAAAAAGAGCCGCAATCTGCGAAAGAGCAATACCCCGCCGTAGCGCATGCAGATGGCGTTGCACAGCCAGCCGATGAAGAACGAAAACCAAAGAATCCGCATGCTCGACGAGTAGGCGGTCAAGTAGCCGATGGGGTGGATGGGCCACCAGTAGAACCGGTGGTAACAGGCCACCAGGACCAGCATGACCAGGGCTCCGGCCAGGGAGAACACCTTGACCCAGTGACTCGGGCCCTGGCCGGATTCGTTGAGCCGGACCACGTTTTCATACACCCCGGTGGTAGTGCGGATGGCCCAGTCCAGTTGCAGTTCCCGGATCCCGTAGCGGTAACAGAGCGCCATCATGGCCACAAAAGACACTGTCACCGCCACCAGCAGGGTGGCGCCGATACCGGCCAGCAGCAGCCGCCGGTTGCGCATGGTGTGATGCACCTGGCGGGCATGGAGCAGAGAGGGCATGAGCGATTCGCGCAGGTCAACGAACAGCATCTTCTGGGCCACGGCGGCCACCAGCAGGCCCACCTGGCCAAACAGGCCGGGGCCGAAAAGGATGAGCAGGCCGTCCATGGGGCCGCAGTCAGGGTGAAATAGGCCAGGCCGCCCTGGCAGATGATCCGCGAGGCCACCAGAGTGATCATGAAAAAGACTGCTACCAGCAGGGTGGCGGTCTGGAGCCGCATGCCGAAGAAAACCGCCCACAGGACGATTCCCGCCATGGCGGCTACCCCGATCCAGAAGGCGAGTCGGACCGAAAACCATTCGGTTTCCACCACCACCGGGCCGGGCCGGAAAGCCTGACGCAGGACATCGCGCAGGTGGTATCTGGAGAGCCAGAGCAGGAAGAGAAAGAACACCCCGTAGGCGCCGATCATCTGGGTCTCCTCGGGTCGGGCCAGGGTGGGACCGAAGGTGACCCCCAGGGAGGCGGCCGGAATGTTATATCCCAGGACCGAGAGCAGGCCGACGAGCAGAGCGCCAAGGAGGAAGAACAGCCAGAAGGAGAGCGAGATCTGCCGGGCGGTGAGAAAGGCAAAGCCGATGAAGGCCGGATAGATGTAGATCTTGAGCTTGTGGAATCCGGCCAGCAGACCGTGCTTGGGAAAATAGGGGCCGGCCAGCAGCAGGGTGGGCAGCTGGGGCACGGAGGGGTAGTAGTAGTGGAGGCCGCCCAGCAGGTGCAGACAGATGGGGATGGACAGTCCCCAGAGGAGGTAGGGATGAAGTAGAAATCCGCCCAGGTTGTCCTGGTCCAGGCTCTCTTCCATGAGCCGGGGTACCCGCAGCAGGGGAAGGTCATGCGTTCGTTGTGGATCCACTGGCGGGAAAACAGGTTGATGACGGCGATCATCACCGTGTAGCAGAGCAGGATGAATACGGACCAGGCCAGCAGCGGGCGCTGCCAGTCCTGCCAGGGAATATGGCGGATGACGTCCAGCCAGCCCATGTCGCGGCCTCCCTCCAGGCCGTTGTAGAGGAGTTCGACGGTGGCGGGATCAGGATAGAGCCAGCCGGGCAGCAGGGGGTGGAGAAGCTGCTGCCAGTTGTTCTCGGCGGTGGCGAACTGGAACGGGGCGGTGAGATTGATAAAAAAGGTCCGGGTCAGTCCGGTATAGGCGATACCCGAGGCCAGGACCATCTGGATCCAGATCACCAGCAGTTCCTGGCCGGTGATCCAGCGGCCACGGGGCAGGATCCGGTGGAGAAAGGCGGCCAGCAGGGTGGAGATGAACAGGATGTAGAAGGGGGCCAGCGGGAAATGGCCGCCTCCCAGGGGGTAGCCTGGTGGTAGATATTGTTGAGCGGGGTCAGGGCGCAGATCACCCCGGAGAGCAGCAACCCGATGAGCACGGCCCGGGCCCGGATCATCGGGTGCAGAGCGGCGGATTGAGAGGGACTGCCTGCCGGGTTCATGATTCTCGCTCCCTGGTATTTCCTGCCGCCTGGAGAAACAGGGCCGCATACTCCCGGTGCCCCTCGTCATCCAGGGACCGCCAGGCCAGCAGCTGTTTACGCAGCCCGTTGAGAAACTGTTTGTTGGCCCGGTACCAGAGGGCGAACTCCCCGGCCAGCCGGGTCAGCCTCACCCTGATCTCGAGGAATTCCTTGCCTTCCCGAGCCGGACAGAAATGGATCTCCACCCTCTGTACAATACCGAAGTCAAAGGGCGCAAGCCATACTTTGGCCCTCAGGTGGACACAGCCGTCTCCATGGTCCAGGACTCTGGCCAGGCCGGAGTGGTCGGCCAGCAGCTCCACCTCGCCGGTGCTGAAGAGGCCGTGGGAGACATCCTGGTGGCCAAGGAGGTAGCTGTAAAGAAAGCCGCAGATGGAGGCGTGCTCGTGGTACCGCATGAGAAAGGGCAGGGTTACCTCGATGGTGTCTTCTCTGGCCTTGGGCATGGACCAGGAGCGGTTGACATCGGGGATGGCGATGGCCGCGGCCATGCGGGAGGGATAGATCACCGACAGCAGCACTACGCCCATGACCAGGACCAGGGCCGCCACCCCGGCGGTGGAGGAATAGTTGACAGTGATCCCCTGCCAGAGCTGGGTGTCGGCCAGCAGGACCGCACTGGTCTGGGCCAGGAGGTAGCCGAGCACCACCGAGATGACCCCGAAGGCCAGGGCCTCGGCCACAAAGAGAAAGGAGACATGGGTCGGGGCCAGGCCCACCGAGGTGTAGACTGCGATTTCCCGCTTGCGTTCATGGACCGAGCTGATCATGGTGTTGAGGACAATGAGTACCGAGATCAACAGCGGGATTATGATGCCCGGTATACCGG encodes:
- a CDS encoding peptide transporter: MYDDKELKEYRDLLTPPDHFEEGFDWKTVVGAVFIGFLMMPGSMYLQLVIGSGIGPAARWVTIILFAEIARRAHTSLKQQEIFILYYMAGAALASPFQGLLWNQYLVQSDAAKMLGLTEFIPSWVAPAASSDSMAQRTFFHRDWLIPILLLVGSQIIQRVDRFGLGYALYRITSDVERLPFPMAPVGALGTMALAETEEEKKSGWKWRVFSIGGVIGLLFGSIYVLLPVVSGLIFTEPIGLIPIPWIELTRHTEEVLPAVATGLQLDLGLVFIGMVLPFWAVVGGLAGLIITVVLNPILWKQGILHRWHQGMATVDTVFANNFDFYMSFGIGLGLAIGVIGVWTVLRSFGKNSAGRGGLQALFNPPPGRGDINFWLSITIYIVSTLSYVGLCILLVPNFPWIFFIGYGFIYTPIISYITARMEGIAGQFVSLPLVREASFIAGAKYFGYQGIEIWYAPIPIHNYGEATVGFREIELTGTSLRGIIKAELVVFPVVMISSLLFSQFIWRLAPIPSSSYPYAQELWHLQALNTLLMQTSTLEGNSLFFQALNSSYVLSGLGLGLFMYMILSILGLPVLLIYGVVRGLGQSTPHGIILEMAGALLGRYYFHKRYGSMWRQYAPVLLAGFSCGMGLTGMFAMGFALILKSLSYMAY
- a CDS encoding Crp/Fnr family transcriptional regulator, which translates into the protein MKTKMSSINLLQELKQEKYRPFLEKFTRITRPAGQLLFSPGDADNLVFIVSAGRLRIYLGVEDKEFSLAVLEPGDIYTTHTRAYVQTLTEVTLLTMPTDTFHAYMSIHPALSRTIISILGELLKQSFSIIYSLVFKDISQRLTDLLVHEALHNGEQDAGGIRIRLDLTMGQLAAIVGSSRQTVSTIIGEMLRSEVILREGRGIFLIPNLELLKAYPNA